A region from the candidate division WOR-3 bacterium genome encodes:
- a CDS encoding 50S ribosomal protein L11, producing MAKKVIAVVKLQIPAGQATAAPPVGPALGQHGVNIAE from the coding sequence ATGGCAAAGAAGGTTATCGCAGTCGTTAAACTACAGATACCGGCTGGACAGGCAACCGCAGCCCCTCCGGTTGGTCCAGCACTTGGTCAGCACGGAGTTAACATTGCTGAGTT